The sequence TGGAGTAGGGGGGCAGCTTCAGATAATTGGCGCACGTCATCACACTAGGCAAATCATCATCAGCGGACTCTACTGCCCCAGTTGAATTTGAAGTATTCACAGCACTTGAAGGATGCTGGCAATAATCAAAACACCGAGTTACCCCAAAAATAACATCAAGCAGAATAGGTGTGCACATGTCATTATAGCAAATGCCACGATAGATAGACCATGAAAAGGTACCTTCCTAACTATAGTAAGCTTGGGGCTAAGGGCAGCCAATCCACCATGTGGAAGCCGAGGAGCACCGGTTACAAACTGGCAGAACGCATGCTGCTGCTCAGGGGTGAATTCTGACAAAATCTCGAGTAGCTACAAACAAGAGCAAGAATCAAGGAACCACACTTCTCAAAAACCACAACTGGATGTATGTAAGAGATGTAGCATGTGAGGACGAATGAGCTTACATTCACGATCGCAGGACTTTTAGCAGTATATCCATGATCAAATTTTATGTTATCCACCAGGGATTCCGACTGCAGATTCCAAGGTTTATTTAGTGCCACACTTTTACATACATTAACTTGGATAAAAAGGACAGAACATTACCTCCCAAATTTCTTGTCGACCACATATTAGATAGTCAAGTTCTTGAGGTGAAAATATGTGGAGGGATGACATGTCAAACACCTACGAAACATTAAAATAAACAAGAACTATTAGAGTAAACTGAACTACACAAAATCAGAACAAGTAGAATTATTATAAGATTGTGTTAGAGCAATGCCAATGAGGCTGTACCTGATTAAACCCTGATCTAAATGCCTCAACCTGTCGCTTTATCCCTGACTTAACTGTAGCATCCACCACCAAAGTAATATACTCTTCTAAATTATAAATATTAACCTGCAGATGATACTAACAGATTAAAACATACAAAGTGAAATCACCAAGATAAATACACGCTAATATGGAACTTCATCACTTACAATTGTGCCTCCTTCACCCTCTTTAagcacataatcaggataacctgGAAGAGTAAAATCTAAACACAAATCTTCAATAGAAGCGCCATGGAAACACAAATCTGCAACTTGTAGCTGGTTCTTGCCAGAAGTGGATTCAAGGAACTGCTTTCGTTCAACAAGAACTTGCAGTTCTTGCAATGTCTTCCCAAACTCAGAATCAAATGACACTATGTCAAACAAATCAAGTTCCTGGCCAATTGCAACACATTAAGTCGTGAAAAGTGAATACAAACAACTAATTAATACATAAAACAAAGCAAAACAAAATGAAAGCAAAGCACTTGGAAATAGAGCTTCTCTGTACATACCTGTCCAAGTATAAGCTTATAAAACGCTGTTGATAAAGGCAAATCTAAAAGTCTGCCATCTTGCAGGACTTTTGCGATCACTTGACCTATTAAGCGGAAATACTCCAAAACTTTGAAGAATCTGCTACCTTCTGAAGTATCAACTTTAGGTGGCCAAGGTCGAGGGAACAATCCAAGAGgagcttgtatcaaatacatgccATCACCTGGTAGATCTGTGTTGAGTTCTTTTCCTGACGACCCATCTTCAGGATCTAAACGGATCACATCCTTCATATCAGTGTGCAATCCTGAATCATATGAAGAAGTAGCTCTCCATAATCCCAGTTGAGCACATTGTAGTTCATGGCTTAAGAGAGTATAAAACTCTAGAGTAGGCCCCAGCCCAGTTCCAACTTCGCCAAAGTATTCCACCTCAAGAACAGCCCTCTGACTGGAGAACATCTCCATAACTTTAGCAGCAGAATCTAGAATACGGTTACGGGAAACACGAACTTTCTGGCGTTGTAACCTGCCAAACCTGACCTCTCTTTCACCACCAGAGCTGTGATTATCACTCTGCTGTTGCTGGAGTCGATTCAATGCTCGTGACAACCCAAAGGCTGTGGAATAGAAGTACTGCCTCCTTGTCTCAAAAGGaaacaggaatgggcaggccttgGTCATTTGATAACACCAAGAAGGTAAACTGCCACTACATAGTGCGAGAACGTCCTGCATTTGCCGAGCAAGCTTTGGTGTTAACTTGCTATTGACAAACACTTCAGAAGGTACCTTGGCTCCAGTTCTATATAACTCATCCAGGGTATTGATTTTTCCCTCAGCAAAATCATCAGATGCTCCCTGTACTCTTAAACGAGGGGATAACTGATTAAGCCCCTCAAGTATACGCAATAATGCTAAAATGTTGTACGTTGAGTTTGTCCTCTCAAGATCACAAGGAAGTTCTCCTTGTAAGATGCTATCAAGAAGAGAAACCCCTTGTGCTTCAGAAATGGACCTGTAAGAATCTGATTTTATGTTTAATGAGGTGGAAGTCCCTTGGCAACCCTTCTCAACTTGGTTATCAGCCTTCTGGTACGTTATTGTGAACACATCACCCCAGAAGCGGTTTCCATCATTTGGTATATCAGATCCATTAAACCTTTCTTCATCATCCTCGTCGAGCATAAGTTGACGTTGGATAGCTTGATATACAGTCAAATGTTTGTTAAGCTGCTTGCCACCAGCAGTGAATATAAGTTTATTGTGATCATTCATGCTACCTCCAAGTGACAGACCACGCCGATCTCGGACACCTCTAACACTGCGACCACCAACAGAAGCCAGACCAGCCATCGTCGCAGCAACAAATGACATTGCACCTCGTGAACCGAATGTGCCCATACTTCGAAATTCAGTAGAATCCGGTCCCCTGCTAGAAGTGTTTCTAGCCCCAGAACCAGATGATGGCTGTGCATGGCTAAAAGTAGCTGATCCAATGTTAGATTCATCGGCATCACCCAGTTTCACGTCATGCACACCATCTTGAGAACAGATTGGAAGAGACCCTTCTTGGAGAACCTAAGAATTTGGAGAGGTTATTAAATTAGTCAAGTAAGGGCACAAATGATCATCTTGGACCAACTAAAAGGTTATTTTTGTCATAAAGTAAATAAATATAAGCATGGTACTAAATAGCGTTAGTAGCAACCGCTATGGCGTCCGCAAAAAACGGTAGCGGTCTCTTACCGCTACCACTATTTGAGGTTGGAACTTAGCGGCTGCTATTTGAGGTAGCAGGCTGTTATAGTGCTCCGCACTTCTTCATAGTGTCCACAATAGTGTTGTATGATATACAACAAATAACCCTATCCCATTTTAACTATCATGAAACTATTGAGGTTACTACTTCTGACATGACAATGAAACATGATTTTATGACTATTTTACGGCTATCAAAATATATTTCTTTGTAGACTCCAGTCCAATGTGTGATGACTTATATGTAATATGTTGAATATCATGTTCCTTTATTTAATTTAAAGTATGTGAGAGTGAGACATCGATTTCCACATGCCTCAACCTTAATTTGTGGCTTCCgatgggtttcaactctagcctaccccaacttgcttggggcTAAAAGGCTTTGTTGATAATAATGATGTGAGACATCACTTATCTAAGTATAATTAATTAAACGTCTATTAAATTAATATTAatgatatatatatacataaatttaTGTTTGATTATTATATACTGCTATTGGAACTTAGCGGTCCGTAATAGCACCTGACATCCGCAACATCAAACTGCTATGAACCCATGCTATTTAGTACCttgaatatgaacctaagcaactACGGATGGTTGCAACGAAGCAAAAAAAAGAGTGGGCATTCAATTTTCAAACAGTTACCTCAtgatcatcgtcgtcatcatcatcatcatctgaaaTGTCATCATCATCAATCATCAAAGCATCATCGATCTCAACAGGAGATGTGTCGAGCTCTTCATCCTACATATACCAACATAGAATGTATTTACTTATCAGTTACCATGCTTACACTCTCAACTAGAAAATGAGCCTACTTCTTGATCATTATCCTAATATTTTTTAGATTGGCACAGTTTTGAACTCACAAAATCATGTTTACATATTATGAGGGTAATATAAATTAAGAACTAGATCCGCGGCTAAAATTATCATGTTCATTTGGCGCCCAAGCCATGAGCTTTATAGGTGGCACCAAATATGACACCAGAGAAGTGGATGTGTGTTATGGACGCTAAATCGGTGAGGGATTAGAGAGGGGTATCGACGGGCAGGAACGTCGGCCGagggcctctgcccacggccgagcaagaggagggtttctcccttctaattcttgcctaaTTTATTTCttatccattgattacataaatagaccGGGTGGCCGCCCTTGTCTAGCTTGAGACctttatctccttaaaactctcctaaaaactctcaacaaactaactgataaccttcctagataatctcaactaatctcctaaataatctcaactaatcttctaatcttatctctaactatcattatctaatcccccttggagggcccatggctgctgctgccgcagcccctccgtgggcctccttaggccctgacaatGCGACTTTTGAGAAGAGCTGCTACCCAACTTGAATAGAAACAGTAACTTTTCTTTGCAAGCCAAACTAACCAGGAATGAGGCATGTAAACAAAAAAAATACCTCAGAGCTACTGTGGCCATGTGCCTGCTTCATTTCCAAATCTTTCTCTGAAGCAGATTTTTGGTGGGCAGCATTCCTTGTATTAGGTCCTTTTGATTCATCTGAGTTTGGCTTTACAAtagcttttccttttcctttggcAGTACTAGTGCTTTCATCATGAGAATCCTTCTTAGATGTAAGACCACCTGCAGCAGATGACTTTGATCTTGTTGTTGGGCGCCGACCAGATTGAGCCATTGCAGCTGTTAATGATGCACCAGCCGTGGTGCCAGGAACCCCAGATTCAGAATTATTACCAGATGGAATTATAGGCTTCGATGCAACCTCACTGCGTTGAACTCTAGGCCAAAGGAATTCTTCAACAGATGCAAGACTAGCAAATGGGTCGATAAGCACAATATTTGATGAATAATCCCGAAGTGATTTTTCGCCTTGAGCTCGGGAAAGACGAAGCTTGAAGGGTTGAGCCAGAGCACTAAGACCTGAAGTCAGACGAGACCCTCCAATACCAATCCTACTAGACTGGCTGAGCACAACAGGGAAACGTTCCAGCGAAGACAATGCACTTTGCAGTTTCTGAACCAACAGTGCCATGGGAGTTTCATCTCGTCCATGATCAATAGAAAGGGCAACAGATATGAAGGTTTTGTATCGTCTAAGGGCCTGCTGACGAAGCTGAGATAGGTTTCCTTCAGATACCTTTTCCTTCCCAAATGTCCCACAGGACAAATAGTCAAGCAATGCTATGACAACACCACTTCTAATGAATTCAAATGTGGAAACACCATTAACTTTGCTAAGCTCAGAGAGCATTTCAGATATTATTTTGTCTAATTGTTCTTCAACATCAATTGAGATGTCCAAAAAATTAGTGCTTATAGCTTTTGATTTCCCTTTTGCTTTTGTTTTGACGTTCTCAGAGACAGTATTCAACTTTGCACAGAGTGCCCTCAGTTTAAGAAGGTCATCAGTAAACCCGATATCACTTGAATCAGTATCCGCCGGAAAGTATTTATCTTTGAAAGACTTTGCATGGTCACTAACTGTGAAACGAAGGCTGGTGTTTGGAGCTTCTGAAGCGGTTGCTGTTGAGCACATAACACCAAGGTTGGAACTATTTGATTCATCCAATGAACTATTTTCTGCTGCAACAGCACCCGCACGCCGGCGTTGACGTCTAGAACGTGATGGCATGGCAGAATCTTTATCTTTATCCTGAGGTGGCACCTGAGAAGGCATTTTGTTGGAAGATTCTGAACATATGAGTGACTCCACAGCATGAACGACACCTTCCCTCACAAATAACTTGGAAAATGTCTCTGGAAGCTTTTCCATCATTATTTctgctatctgaagagcaggaatcAACACTTGAGGATCTTTCCATGCAAGAATGCCCGCAAGGAAGCTGCAGATAGAAATGAAATAACTTAGAAGGGATTGGAAAAGAAGTATGTACATTGAGACTTGAGAGACTTTCTTTTTGTCTTTTAACATCCATTGTTCTGAAATCATTCTCTAGAAATGAACTGAGAATTTTTTCGGTTCTATTAATGAAACATGCATCTCTTTTGTGTGTTCCaggtgagagagagagaaaacctgGATATGTTTGTTGTGCCAAGGAGAGACTGGATTGTTTCGGCGGAGCTGTAGTACATTAATTTTCCAATGATAGATAAACACTTGTGACGTATTGGTGCATTTACACTAGAACCATACACCTGAACAAGCACACAGGCTATTAAAGTACACAAAGACAAAACACAAATAGCAATTGAAATGGCTGTCAGGACTCAGGAAAAGAATTCCAGCACTAACCTGTGTCATTGTGGGTAACAAATCCATACCAAACTGTTGTAAAAGCTCAGGTTGCTCACGCAATAGCCTCTCACGGCCAGACCTTTCATTTCCTGTTGAACCACCCCCCTCTTGTTTGATGGAAGCAGATTTCTTTGTTGAAGAGCCTTTATATGTATGGTAATATGTTGGTAACTTAATGATTCTCGCAGGGATATGCGGAAGCAAATCATCGGCAAGGCTCACAATCTCAAACATCTGCAATATTTGGGGTAAACATATGAAAAACATTTGTACAACAAAAAACATACAGGTGCATGAAACTGATGAGTCAAACAGTGTGGGTTTCAAGAATTAATGTTTCAGCAGCTAGGTGAGAAGATACAGCAGCTGTTGCAGACGATCATACTCAAAAAATGCCAGACTCGTGTGTGTATGTACCACAAATgattttagcaattaagcaagacaGCAACAAGCAGAAGCTGAGATGGCATTATATATTCATACTCAATTGTATAGCATGGAAAAAAAACTCTTCGATCTGTACCATACCAAATGCGATTGACCAAAAGCACAATTTACTTGCACCACACTAGGAAGAAAATAAGACGACAAGAATCACAGCAGCTACTTAATCCAAATGAGATTTTGCTCTATCATATTACAAGTGAGACTTTTGTTCCCCTGTGTGCCATAAATCAACATTTTCTGCTTCATTAAAACATTTCAAAAGACTTACTCAGGCAATATAAAAGCACAACGAAAGTATGCAGGCCTTTGAAAATACTAGTTCACTGCTCTTTTGAATGATTATTTGCATGGTTTAAGAAGACGAGCACAATTCCCGACATTTTAGCATCTATGTTCAATGCTCAAAAAAATCACCCAAACAATTGCTCAATGGTACATATAATTATGAACATGTGATGTCGCCTTTAGAGTTCTAAAAGTCTGCATGATACGTGTGGTAGATGTAATTTCAGAAAGTGTGAGATGCCAAAGCCTAATTTTTCACTGATAAATCGGAATTTTattgaatccaatcacagagagaaATTGTGGCTAAATTGATTTTTTTTTAAAAGGCCAGCACTAGCAGAATAGTCAAGTCCTAAGTCAGTGATAGAAATATTCACCTGATCTGCAGGCCTTGTTACAGCAGGGGAGACTGATGTTCCAGAAATCAAAGCAGAGCCAGAAAGGATATCTTTAAGAGTGCCGCTGATCCCAAGAAGAAGTAGTGTTTTAACTGCCAGCAGGGATCCACTTGCACATATTGAGAGAAGACGGATTAAGCCCTGAAAAGCGTGCAACCTAATTTTAGCATAAGTGTGAGAAAGAGGGGCCACAGCAAACAATAAAAGGGTATCAAAATAAAATGGCCCATACTGTATATGTGGATGTGCTCAGTGATGTCTGGCCAGATGAGTTGCCAACAGCTATCAAGCTAGCAGCTTGAGCAACTAATCCATGATTGCAGAGTTCATCAAGTTTGTCGGGGTAATAGGCAAAAGCTTCAGCAATGCGTGTCAAACAAACAGAAGCATGCTCTAGTACCTGTAAGGCACATAGATGAAGGGTTGGGAAATACATGATATACCTCAATATATCATAATCCAGAGGTATGGTTGTCTGAGCTTGCAAAGTACCTTGGAATCATGGTGATTTAGAAGATTCGTGAGCAAGGGGACAGCTTCCATGACAAACTCGGAAGCATCGGACGGCAGCTTCCTGCAAATATTTGCAGCGGTAGACAAGGCTACCCTCTACAACAAGTACGTCCCCCATGGGAAGAGGTGTAAGTAGATGCAAACAGTGCACAAGATAAGAACGGTTGTAAGGAGATCAGAGGACCCGACCTGAACCCCAGTGGAGAAGAAGTCGAGATACGATAGAACAGCCATTAGGGCACCAGCTCGCAAACAGGCAGTTGGGTGCTCCAGAGAGATCTTCTTAAGGGCTTGTAGAGACTGAGCAGGCGAGTAAAGTAAATGTGTTAGCAGCACCTTGGTAAGGGGCTAAGGGCATGCATGCAGAGGATGACTGATCATATTTCATTTTTAGATGATAGTGAGGATGAGCGATGATACAGGATAAaacgaggaagaagaagacaaaggGAAGGCACCACCTGCTCAGCGAGGTCCATGTACTCGATGGTGAGCAGTCGAGCACAGAAGCACTGTATGGCCCCGTAGTGCACGACCGCGGAGCAGGAGGAGGGGAGCACATCAACGAGGTTGGAGAGTGCCCGCGCCGCGAGCAGCATGACGTCGGGGCTGGCACCAGCGGTGGCAGGCTCGTCCTCGCGGCCGAGCATCCCGACGAGGATTGGGACAAAAGCATCGACCGGGAAGGCGGCGAGCGAGTCCTCGGTGCCGATGGAGAGCATCTCGCAGAGCTGCATGAGGGACTGGAGCTGGCGCGACTCGTCGCCGTGCGCCTGCAGGCCGGCGAGGATCCTCTTGAGGTGACCGGACGTGGCGGAGGAGGGCGCTGAGGAGGAGGATGGGAGGAGGTCGTCGAGGCCGGCGCCGAGCCTGCGGAGGAGGCCCTGGAGGGCGGTGCTGGCGGAGGTGAAGGGCTGGGGGAAGGTGACGTCGGCGTCATCGTCAGGGGCGGGTGGGGAAGGGTGGTCGGAGGAGGCGGGGTCGGGGTCCTTGCCcttgtcggcggcggcggcgcgggagcGGCGGCGGGAGGAGGGCGAGGGTTCCATCGGTGGCTGCTGGCGCGGCGGCGcagaggaggaggaagaggagtTGCGGCGGGGGCGCTTGGAGGCGGACGAGGAGGCGGCGGCCGCTGCGCGCTTGCGACTGCTGCTGCGTGTTTCCATACAAGGcaaggcgcgcgcgcggggagggcggccggTCGGCCGGCCGGCCGAGACTAGGCGGCGGCCAGCGGCAGCGGGCGGGTGCGCGTGAATCCAATTCCAGCCGATAGCTCCTGGATTGGATTCGTCCCGTCGGCGGTGGATCGATCTAGGAGGAATTGGGGATTTTTTGCTTGCTTCCCTCGTTCCCTTTTGCCTTGGATGGATTCGTTCGATGAAGGGGAGGAGGAGGACCAAGACGCGAGAGAGGAGAGTGACAGACGCAGACACACACACAGCCCAGCAACTGCTGGTCAGGATCTCTCGTGGTCGGCAACTCCAGGCCTGGGCCGGCCATCCCTTCATGGGCTCTCATCCCATCAATCAAGCTGCACTATGCGGATCTACGGACTGTTGGACCGGACCGCCTGGACGGCCTTTCATCAGATCTCCCGGTTGCCACTCTCGATGCCTATCTGCCTCTCTTTCTTGTGCTAGTGTTTGGTGTTGTTTTTTAGCTTACTAAGAGCATCTTCAATACTTATGTAAATTTAGCATCCTAAATTatagatttaagaagttgctaaaacactttaagaagtagaaaaatgtatgTGATCCAACAGTTTCCTATTTATTGGTTGCTAATTTTAAAG is a genomic window of Zea mays cultivar B73 chromosome 5, Zm-B73-REFERENCE-NAM-5.0, whole genome shotgun sequence containing:
- the LOC103626504 gene encoding E3 ubiquitin-protein ligase UPL3, producing METRSSSRKRAAAAASSSASKRPRRNSSSSSSAPPRQQPPMEPSPSSRRRSRAAAADKGKDPDPASSDHPSPPAPDDDADVTFPQPFTSASTALQGLLRRLGAGLDDLLPSSSSAPSSATSGHLKRILAGLQAHGDESRQLQSLMQLCEMLSIGTEDSLAAFPVDAFVPILVGMLGREDEPATAGASPDVMLLAARALSNLVDVLPSSCSAVVHYGAIQCFCARLLTIEYMDLAEQSLQALKKISLEHPTACLRAGALMAVLSYLDFFSTGVQRVALSTAANICRKLPSDASEFVMEAVPLLTNLLNHHDSKVLEHASVCLTRIAEAFAYYPDKLDELCNHGLVAQAASLIAVGNSSGQTSLSTSTYTGLIRLLSICASGSLLAVKTLLLLGISGTLKDILSGSALISGTSVSPAVTRPADQMFEIVSLADDLLPHIPARIIKLPTYYHTYKGSSTKKSASIKQEGGGSTGNERSGRERLLREQPELLQQFGMDLLPTMTQVYGSSVNAPIRHKCLSIIGKLMYYSSAETIQSLLGTTNISSFLAGILAWKDPQVLIPALQIAEIMMEKLPETFSKLFVREGVVHAVESLICSESSNKMPSQVPPQDKDKDSAMPSRSRRQRRRAGAVAAENSSLDESNSSNLGVMCSTATASEAPNTSLRFTVSDHAKSFKDKYFPADTDSSDIGFTDDLLKLRALCAKLNTVSENVKTKAKGKSKAISTNFLDISIDVEEQLDKIISEMLSELSKVNGVSTFEFIRSGVVIALLDYLSCGTFGKEKVSEGNLSQLRQQALRRYKTFISVALSIDHGRDETPMALLVQKLQSALSSLERFPVVLSQSSRIGIGGSRLTSGLSALAQPFKLRLSRAQGEKSLRDYSSNIVLIDPFASLASVEEFLWPRVQRSEVASKPIIPSGNNSESGVPGTTAGASLTAAMAQSGRRPTTRSKSSAAGGLTSKKDSHDESTSTAKGKGKAIVKPNSDESKGPNTRNAAHQKSASEKDLEMKQAHGHSSSEDEELDTSPVEIDDALMIDDDDISDDDDDDDDDHEVLQEGSLPICSQDGVHDVKLGDADESNIGSATFSHAQPSSGSGARNTSSRGPDSTEFRSMGTFGSRGAMSFVAATMAGLASVGGRSVRGVRDRRGLSLGGSMNDHNKLIFTAGGKQLNKHLTVYQAIQRQLMLDEDDEERFNGSDIPNDGNRFWGDVFTITYQKADNQVEKGCQGTSTSLNIKSDSYRSISEAQGVSLLDSILQGELPCDLERTNSTYNILALLRILEGLNQLSPRLRVQGASDDFAEGKINTLDELYRTGAKVPSEVFVNSKLTPKLARQMQDVLALCSGSLPSWCYQMTKACPFLFPFETRRQYFYSTAFGLSRALNRLQQQQSDNHSSGGEREVRFGRLQRQKVRVSRNRILDSAAKVMEMFSSQRAVLEVEYFGEVGTGLGPTLEFYTLLSHELQCAQLGLWRATSSYDSGLHTDMKDVIRLDPEDGSSGKELNTDLPGDGMYLIQAPLGLFPRPWPPKVDTSEGSRFFKVLEYFRLIGQVIAKVLQDGRLLDLPLSTAFYKLILGQELDLFDIVSFDSEFGKTLQELQVLVERKQFLESTSGKNQLQVADLCFHGASIEDLCLDFTLPGYPDYVLKEGEGGTIVNIYNLEEYITLVVDATVKSGIKRQVEAFRSGFNQVFDMSSLHIFSPQELDYLICGRQEIWESESLVDNIKFDHGYTAKSPAIVNLLEILSEFTPEQQHAFCQFVTGAPRLPHGGLAALSPKLTIVRKHPSSAVNTSNSTGAVESADDDLPSVMTCANYLKLPPYSTKEIMRKKLLYAILEGRGSFDLS